From one Eleginops maclovinus isolate JMC-PN-2008 ecotype Puerto Natales chromosome 7, JC_Emac_rtc_rv5, whole genome shotgun sequence genomic stretch:
- the lrrfip1a gene encoding uncharacterized protein lrrfip1a isoform X9: MGTQGAGRKRSTKKDKSTAEDDALNLIAREAEARLAAKRAARAEARDIRMKELERQQKEIFQVQKKYYGLNTKVDDRSDSKWGDIEQWMDSVEMNKNQEDSERYSRSSRIQTLSDDDERMSVGSRSSVRSDLDSVGAYGGGDSSSIKKSKKKKKHKHKDRNGHDDEYSVMSSRSSRQSDESRVSRSSRLDLTSSRLSDDPRGSRGSRLDLQPTSYASSDLYSYNGLSSARNPGSTFNGYQSSLYEDSGLQRGSSSLSLPVEYSSYRTSGSRVSSRAGSARGSPVDNCGSVASFLRSAAGSSGLHLDDVTIPDFSDVSGFAPAGGRHRDVEDRDYLEKGSRAASSMTAATLTSLGGSSSRRGSGETAITVDAETSIREIKDALVQVEEKYRKAMVSNAQLDNEKNNLMYQVDTLKDSLMELEELLSESRRGFEDKVKECEREKHAHTVLQFQFNEMKETLKQSEELLNKHGIVLGPDLSINGEDGVADADSTLSADPASPLAQEAQTPPTEGNSMLGNTEETQLRSSEEEEVDPEQQQEHFEEAKENLLSSDALCDVSGVCTVETSTDTEEQRDATEVDGVEEPGLRKDLNVDIKDQSVTESKDIIICSPELQGIVTSSEESVLETVRPEGKELGGTNNLDSGEPGTNINSVDIRESGNNFLKEQENKQEDVEEHHLRNTESRPEQKVVQPVESLPEESVPAESNTDAPPEPENPEEAENMETEELSGNSQPQGAAAPGKKKKKKRKGKKNRGTQEDRNQQRDGADREKGKTEVKIEPDTKDNELKAEPEVLASGTEEPGMDQVKNEQDGQKDGVEEQEPHKTGRESRRDHVADECDKEQTLEKENVEEAEAATETFSHVTTPAEVGVDHVTEEQNKEQCLGTVKAGELVAPAETHVETLKESRTVPIPKDEQDQKQPLETQRVEEVGSLTNPVPETILSTESPDDLNGECTSCVDNSKSGISTNDCVIQAEAEVVHSEENEVRSIDEMKSEYTPDIPENPETGSHNPINGDMAADESEPTSRAESKDKPSVPPPSTDSVTDTIKSSEPSAGGESPFKVSDGGPEEVTETIKDDEEPEIATEQDKPQEYPSVLLPSHEEAELTADRAEEDFNRGLREPEGLVQTDPLDDQDKETPSFVTNMDAIDTVQSVLETVVRAEPLDNVETAQCEGHVDESSADITPELEINTTETITTPDVPKEAHEHGSTMAEDPEHNNNPNDQQGETQPLHEPMDELPSQPTLQECNEEDGENNEGPSFDFDDMDMEPAEVESLPRNPQQEEVEEGVEVVPDESGSSGVETLSQNSSAQDGTLGNGGQLLEKEEAGLANETGGIVEEAKFPSVGEAGGAPEDINQALSLPVEEGLEAIKQEHVDLPKSAEQVGGSKEPQQGGKDVRKNSKKGKGKGKEECKMS, from the exons ATCTTTCAGGTGCAGAAG AAATATTATGGCTTGAACACCAAAGTAGACGACCGATCGGACAGCAAATGGGGAGATATTGAGCAATGGATG GATTCTgttgaaatgaacaaaaaccAG GAGGACAGTGAGAGATACTCACGTTCTTCACGAATACAAACG CTGTCGGACGACGATGAGCGGATGTCAGTGGGGAGCCGGAGCAGTGTCAGG TCGGATCTTGATTCTGTTGGGGCTTATGGTGGAGGG GACTCCTCCTCAATAAAGaagtcaaagaaaaagaagaaacataaGCACAAAGAC AGGAACGGCCATGATGATGAGTACAGTGTCATGTCCAGCCGG AGCTCCAGACAGAGTGATGAGAGCAGAGTGTCCCGTTCCTCCAGGCTGGACCTCACG AGCTCCAGACTGAGTGATGACCCCCGGGGATCTCGGGGCTCCAGATTAGACCTGCAGCCG ACCTCTTACGCTTCCTCTGACCTGTACAGCTACAATGGCCTGTCCTCTGCCAGAAACCCCGGCTCAACTTTCAATGGTTACCAG AGCTCCCTGTATGAAGACAGCGGCTTGCAGCGAGGCAGCAGCTCCCTCTCACTT ccTGTAGAGTACAGTAGTTATCGCACCTCCGGTTCCAGGGTCTCCTCCAGGGCCGGGTCAGCCCGCGGCAGCCCAGTG GACAACTGCGGCTCTGTGGCCAGTTTCCTGAGGAGCGCAGCCGGCAGCAGCGGCCTCCACCTGGACGATGTTACTATTCCGGACTTTTCTGATGTGAGTGGCTTTGCCCCCGCAGGAGGCCGCCACCGTGAT GTGGAGGACAGAGATTATCTTGAGAAG GGATCTCGAGCAGCTTCTTCCATGACAGCAGCGACCCTCACCTCGTTAGGCGGGAGTTCCTCTCGGAGAGGAAGTGGGGAAACGGCTATAACTGTAGATGCAGAGACCTCTATACGAGAAattaag GATGCATTAGTACAAGTGGAGGAGAAGTACCGTAAGGCCATGGTGTCCAACGCTCAGCTGGACAATGAGAAGAACAACCTGATGTACCAGGTGGACACGCTTAAGGACTCGCTcatggagctggaggagctgctgtcCGAGTCCCGCCGCGGGTTCGAGGACAAAGTCAAG GAATGTGAGCGAGAGAAACATGCCCACACTGTGCTCCAGTTCCAGTtcaatgaaatgaaagagaCGCTCAAACAAAGTGAAGAGCTGCTCAAT AAACATGGAATAGTATTGGGACCTGATCTAAGCATCAATGGAGAGGATGGTGTGGCAGACGCTGACAGCACCCTCAGTGCAGACCCTGCTTCCCCCCTGGCTCAGGAGGCACAGACCCCCCCAACAGAGGGGAACAGCATGCTCG GCAACACAGAGGAGACTCAGTTGAGAAGTagcgaggaggaagaggtggatcCAGAGCAGCAACAAGAACATTTTGAGGAAGCCAAAGAGAATCTCTTGAGCTCTGATGCACTCTGTGATGTTTCTGGGGTGTGCACTGTGGAAACATCTACGGATACAGAAGAACAACGGGATGCCACAGAAGTAGACGGTGTTGAAGAACCTGGCCTAAGGAAGGACttaaatgttgacattaaagACCAGTCGGTCACAGAGTCAAAAGATATAATCATTTGTAGCCCTGAACTTCAGGGCATTGTCACTAGTTCTGAGGAAAGTGTTCTAGAAACAGTAAGGCCTGAGGGCAAAGAGTTAGGAGGGACCAATAACCTAGATTCAGGGGAGCCAGGAACCAACATCAACAGTGTAGACATTAGAGAGTCAGGCAACAACTTTttgaaagagcaagaaaacaaacaggaagatgTTGAGGAACATCATCTGAGAAATACAGAATCACGTCCAGAGCAAAAGGTGGTACAACCTGTTGAGAGCTTACCTGAGGAGTCCGTACCAGCTGAGTCTAACACAGACGCTCCACCAGAGCCTGAGAATCCAGAAGAGGCAGAGAACATGGAGACTGAGGAACTATCGGGTAACTCTCAGCCTCAGGGTGCTGCTGCTCcagggaaaaagaagaaaaagaagaggaaaggtaAAAAGAATCGGGGAACTCAAGAGGATAGGAACCAACAAAGAGACGGAGCAGATAGAGAAAAGGGCAAAACAGAGGTGAAGATTGAACCGGATACAAAAGATAATGAGCTAAAAGCAGAACCTGAAGTTCTCGCTTCTGGCACTGAAGAACCTGGGATGGACCAAGTTAAGAATGAGCAGGACGGGCAAAAAGATGGAGTAGAAGAACAGGAACCTCATAAAACTGGAAGAGAATCAAGAAGGGATCATGTTGCAGATGAGTGTGACAAGGAACAAACTTTAGAAAAGGAAAACGtagaagaagcagaagcagccACTGAAACATTTTCTCACGTCACAACCCCTGCAGAAGTGGGGGTGGATCACGTTACAGAGGAACAGAACAAGGAACAATGCTTGGGAACCGTCAAAGCAGGAGAGTTAGTGGCACCCGCTGAAACCCACGTTGAAACTCTCAAGGAATCCAGAACAGTGCCCATCCCCAAGGACGAGCAGGACCAGAAACAACCTTTAGAAACACAAAGAGTAGAAGAAGTGGGATCTTTAACAAATCCTGTCCCAGAGACCATACTCAGTACTGAGAGTCCCGATGATCTTAACGGTGAGTGCACTTCCTGCGTAGATAACTCTAAAAGTGGCATCTCAACTAATGACTGTGTCATCCAGGCTGAGGCAGAAGTTGTTCATAGTGAGGAGAATGAGGTGAGGTCTATTGACGAGATGAAATCAGAATACACACCTGATATCCCGGAAAACCCTGAAACTGGATCACACAATCCAATCAATGGGGACATGGCTGCTGATGAATCTGAACCTACGAGCAGAGCTGAGAGTAAGGATAAACCATCTGTGCCCCCACCTTCTACCGACAGTGTTACTGACACTATCAAGAGCTCAGAGCCGTCTGCAGGCGGGGAGAGTCCCTTCAAGGTCTCTGATGGAGGTCCAGAAGAGGTTACTGAGACAATAAAAGATGATGAGGAACCAGAAATAGCAACTGAACAAGACAAACCACAAGAATATCCCAGTGTCCTGTTGCCCAGCCATGAGGAGGCAGAGCTAACAGCagacagagcagaggaggaCTTCAACAGAGGTTTGAGGGAGCCTGAAGGTTTAGTCCAAACAGACCCATTAGATGACCAGGATAAAGAGACTCCATCATTTGTAACAAACATGGATGCAATCGACactgttcagagtgtgttggagaCTGTAGTGCGAGCAGAGCCACTGGATAATGTAGAGACGGCACAGTGTGAGGGTCACGTTGATGAATCCAGTGCTGACATAACCCCTGAATTAGAGATCAATACCACTGAGACGATAACTACACCAGATGTTCCAAAAGAAGCTCATGAACATGGGTCCACCATGGCAGAAGATCCAGAACATAATAACAATCCAAATGATCAGCAAGGAGAGACACAGCCACTGCATGAACCCATGGACGAGCTTCCATCCCAGCCAACACTGCAGGAGTGCAATGAAGAGGACGGTGAAAATAATGAAGGTCCTTCTTTTGATTTTGATGACATGGATATGGAGCCGGCTGAAGTGGAAAGTCTCCCTAGGAATCCCCAACAGGAAGAAGTGGAGGAGGGAGTTGAAGTGGTCCCAGATGAAAGCGGCAGCTCAGGCGTCGAGACTCTGTCCCAAAACAGTTCGGCTCAGGATGGCACTTTGGGAAACGGGGGGCAGTTGTTGGAAAAGGAGGAAGCAGGTTTAGCAAATGAGACCGGGGGCATTGTAGAGGAAGCAAAGTTTCCAAGTGTTGGAGAGGCAGGGGGTGCTCCAGAGGACATTAACCAGGCGCTGTCCCTGCCTGTAGAGGAGGGGTTAGAAGCCATTAAGCAGGAACACGTGGATCTACCAAAGAGTGCAGAGCAAGTGGGCGGCAGTAAAGAGCCGCAGCAGGGGGGGAAGGATGTGAGGAAGAACAGCAAGAAAGGCAAAGGCAAGGGCAAAGAGGAGTGTAAGATGTCTTAG
- the lrrfip1a gene encoding leucine-rich repeat flightless-interacting protein 1 isoform X10, which produces MGTQGAGRKRSTKKDKSTAEDDALNLIAREAEARLAAKRAARAEARDIRMKELERQQKEIFQVQKKYYGLNTKVDDRSDSKWGDIEQWMDSVEMNKNQEDSERYSRSSRIQTLSDDDERMSVGSRSSVRVEDRDYLEKGSRAASSMTAATLTSLGGSSSRRGSGETAITVDAETSIREIKEIHELKDQIQDVESKYMQNLKEVKDALVQVEEKYRKAMVSNAQLDNEKNNLMYQVDTLKDSLMELEELLSESRRGFEDKVKECEREKHAHTVLQFQFNEMKETLKQSEELLNDIRQLHIKMEGLNREICDLQETVEWKDKKIGALERQKEYTDAIRVERDELREEVVNLKDILKKHGIVLGPDLSINGEDGVADADSTLSADPASPLAQEAQTPPTEGNSMLGNTEETQLRSSEEEEVDPEQQQEHFEEAKENLLSSDALCDVSGVCTVETSTDTEEQRDATEVDGVEEPGLRKDLNVDIKDQSVTESKDIIICSPELQGIVTSSEESVLETVRPEGKELGGTNNLDSGEPGTNINSVDIRESGNNFLKEQENKQEDVEEHHLRNTESRPEQKVVQPVESLPEESVPAESNTDAPPEPENPEEAENMETEELSGNSQPQGAAAPGKKKKKKRKGKKNRGTQEDRNQQRDGADREKGKTEVKIEPDTKDNELKAEPEVLASGTEEPGMDQVKNEQDGQKDGVEEQEPHKTGRESRRDHVADECDKEQTLEKENVEEAEAATETFSHVTTPAEVGVDHVTEEQNKEQCLGTVKAGELVAPAETHVETLKESRTVPIPKDEQDQKQPLETQRVEEVGSLTNPVPETILSTESPDDLNGECTSCVDNSKSGISTNDCVIQAEAEVVHSEENEVRSIDEMKSEYTPDIPENPETGSHNPINGDMAADESEPTSRAESKDKPSVPPPSTDSVTDTIKSSEPSAGGESPFKVSDGGPEEVTETIKDDEEPEIATEQDKPQEYPSVLLPSHEEAELTADRAEEDFNRGLREPEGLVQTDPLDDQDKETPSFVTNMDAIDTVQSVLETVVRAEPLDNVETAQCEGHVDESSADITPELEINTTETITTPDVPKEAHEHGSTMAEDPEHNNNPNDQQGETQPLHEPMDELPSQPTLQECNEEDGENNEGPSFDFDDMDMEPAEVESLPRNPQQEEVEEGVEVVPDESGSSGVETLSQNSSAQDGTLGNGGQLLEKEEAGLANETGGIVEEAKFPSVGEAGGAPEDINQALSLPVEEGLEAIKQEHVDLPKSAEQVGGSKEPQQGGKDVRKNSKKGKGKGKEECKMS; this is translated from the exons ATCTTTCAGGTGCAGAAG AAATATTATGGCTTGAACACCAAAGTAGACGACCGATCGGACAGCAAATGGGGAGATATTGAGCAATGGATG GATTCTgttgaaatgaacaaaaaccAG GAGGACAGTGAGAGATACTCACGTTCTTCACGAATACAAACG CTGTCGGACGACGATGAGCGGATGTCAGTGGGGAGCCGGAGCAGTGTCAGG GTGGAGGACAGAGATTATCTTGAGAAG GGATCTCGAGCAGCTTCTTCCATGACAGCAGCGACCCTCACCTCGTTAGGCGGGAGTTCCTCTCGGAGAGGAAGTGGGGAAACGGCTATAACTGTAGATGCAGAGACCTCTATACGAGAAattaag GAGATCCATGAACTGAAGGATCAGATTCAAGATGTGGAAAGCAAGTACATGCAGAACCTCAAAGAAGTCAAG GATGCATTAGTACAAGTGGAGGAGAAGTACCGTAAGGCCATGGTGTCCAACGCTCAGCTGGACAATGAGAAGAACAACCTGATGTACCAGGTGGACACGCTTAAGGACTCGCTcatggagctggaggagctgctgtcCGAGTCCCGCCGCGGGTTCGAGGACAAAGTCAAG GAATGTGAGCGAGAGAAACATGCCCACACTGTGCTCCAGTTCCAGTtcaatgaaatgaaagagaCGCTCAAACAAAGTGAAGAGCTGCTCAAT GACATCCGTCAGCTGCATATCAAAATGGAAGGTTTGAATAGAGAAATATGTGACCTGCAGGAGACGGTGGAGTGGAAGGATAAGAAGATTGGG GCCTTAGAGCGACAGAAAGAATACACAGATGCAATTCGAGTGGAGCGGGATGAGCTCAGAGAGGAGGTGGTGAACCTGAAAGACATTCTGAAG AAACATGGAATAGTATTGGGACCTGATCTAAGCATCAATGGAGAGGATGGTGTGGCAGACGCTGACAGCACCCTCAGTGCAGACCCTGCTTCCCCCCTGGCTCAGGAGGCACAGACCCCCCCAACAGAGGGGAACAGCATGCTCG GCAACACAGAGGAGACTCAGTTGAGAAGTagcgaggaggaagaggtggatcCAGAGCAGCAACAAGAACATTTTGAGGAAGCCAAAGAGAATCTCTTGAGCTCTGATGCACTCTGTGATGTTTCTGGGGTGTGCACTGTGGAAACATCTACGGATACAGAAGAACAACGGGATGCCACAGAAGTAGACGGTGTTGAAGAACCTGGCCTAAGGAAGGACttaaatgttgacattaaagACCAGTCGGTCACAGAGTCAAAAGATATAATCATTTGTAGCCCTGAACTTCAGGGCATTGTCACTAGTTCTGAGGAAAGTGTTCTAGAAACAGTAAGGCCTGAGGGCAAAGAGTTAGGAGGGACCAATAACCTAGATTCAGGGGAGCCAGGAACCAACATCAACAGTGTAGACATTAGAGAGTCAGGCAACAACTTTttgaaagagcaagaaaacaaacaggaagatgTTGAGGAACATCATCTGAGAAATACAGAATCACGTCCAGAGCAAAAGGTGGTACAACCTGTTGAGAGCTTACCTGAGGAGTCCGTACCAGCTGAGTCTAACACAGACGCTCCACCAGAGCCTGAGAATCCAGAAGAGGCAGAGAACATGGAGACTGAGGAACTATCGGGTAACTCTCAGCCTCAGGGTGCTGCTGCTCcagggaaaaagaagaaaaagaagaggaaaggtaAAAAGAATCGGGGAACTCAAGAGGATAGGAACCAACAAAGAGACGGAGCAGATAGAGAAAAGGGCAAAACAGAGGTGAAGATTGAACCGGATACAAAAGATAATGAGCTAAAAGCAGAACCTGAAGTTCTCGCTTCTGGCACTGAAGAACCTGGGATGGACCAAGTTAAGAATGAGCAGGACGGGCAAAAAGATGGAGTAGAAGAACAGGAACCTCATAAAACTGGAAGAGAATCAAGAAGGGATCATGTTGCAGATGAGTGTGACAAGGAACAAACTTTAGAAAAGGAAAACGtagaagaagcagaagcagccACTGAAACATTTTCTCACGTCACAACCCCTGCAGAAGTGGGGGTGGATCACGTTACAGAGGAACAGAACAAGGAACAATGCTTGGGAACCGTCAAAGCAGGAGAGTTAGTGGCACCCGCTGAAACCCACGTTGAAACTCTCAAGGAATCCAGAACAGTGCCCATCCCCAAGGACGAGCAGGACCAGAAACAACCTTTAGAAACACAAAGAGTAGAAGAAGTGGGATCTTTAACAAATCCTGTCCCAGAGACCATACTCAGTACTGAGAGTCCCGATGATCTTAACGGTGAGTGCACTTCCTGCGTAGATAACTCTAAAAGTGGCATCTCAACTAATGACTGTGTCATCCAGGCTGAGGCAGAAGTTGTTCATAGTGAGGAGAATGAGGTGAGGTCTATTGACGAGATGAAATCAGAATACACACCTGATATCCCGGAAAACCCTGAAACTGGATCACACAATCCAATCAATGGGGACATGGCTGCTGATGAATCTGAACCTACGAGCAGAGCTGAGAGTAAGGATAAACCATCTGTGCCCCCACCTTCTACCGACAGTGTTACTGACACTATCAAGAGCTCAGAGCCGTCTGCAGGCGGGGAGAGTCCCTTCAAGGTCTCTGATGGAGGTCCAGAAGAGGTTACTGAGACAATAAAAGATGATGAGGAACCAGAAATAGCAACTGAACAAGACAAACCACAAGAATATCCCAGTGTCCTGTTGCCCAGCCATGAGGAGGCAGAGCTAACAGCagacagagcagaggaggaCTTCAACAGAGGTTTGAGGGAGCCTGAAGGTTTAGTCCAAACAGACCCATTAGATGACCAGGATAAAGAGACTCCATCATTTGTAACAAACATGGATGCAATCGACactgttcagagtgtgttggagaCTGTAGTGCGAGCAGAGCCACTGGATAATGTAGAGACGGCACAGTGTGAGGGTCACGTTGATGAATCCAGTGCTGACATAACCCCTGAATTAGAGATCAATACCACTGAGACGATAACTACACCAGATGTTCCAAAAGAAGCTCATGAACATGGGTCCACCATGGCAGAAGATCCAGAACATAATAACAATCCAAATGATCAGCAAGGAGAGACACAGCCACTGCATGAACCCATGGACGAGCTTCCATCCCAGCCAACACTGCAGGAGTGCAATGAAGAGGACGGTGAAAATAATGAAGGTCCTTCTTTTGATTTTGATGACATGGATATGGAGCCGGCTGAAGTGGAAAGTCTCCCTAGGAATCCCCAACAGGAAGAAGTGGAGGAGGGAGTTGAAGTGGTCCCAGATGAAAGCGGCAGCTCAGGCGTCGAGACTCTGTCCCAAAACAGTTCGGCTCAGGATGGCACTTTGGGAAACGGGGGGCAGTTGTTGGAAAAGGAGGAAGCAGGTTTAGCAAATGAGACCGGGGGCATTGTAGAGGAAGCAAAGTTTCCAAGTGTTGGAGAGGCAGGGGGTGCTCCAGAGGACATTAACCAGGCGCTGTCCCTGCCTGTAGAGGAGGGGTTAGAAGCCATTAAGCAGGAACACGTGGATCTACCAAAGAGTGCAGAGCAAGTGGGCGGCAGTAAAGAGCCGCAGCAGGGGGGGAAGGATGTGAGGAAGAACAGCAAGAAAGGCAAAGGCAAGGGCAAAGAGGAGTGTAAGATGTCTTAG